One genomic region from Phragmites australis chromosome 1, lpPhrAust1.1, whole genome shotgun sequence encodes:
- the LOC133922154 gene encoding receptor-like serine/threonine-protein kinase SD1-8: MRTRKLCLVLLVAAATFFSRSTSTDTIGQAAPIAGNQTLVSAGGVFNLGFFSPGGAGGRTYLGIWYASIPGPTVVWVANRQSPLVNSPGVLQLSSDGRIVILDSQNATVWTSAAPTRNVTTSASAQLLDNGNFVLSYDGSGSAQSVAWQSFDYPTDTLLPGMKLGVDIKAGITRNITSWSNPTDPSPGANTFKLVQGGLPEFFLVQGTTTVYASGPWNGAVLTGVPDLRSQDFTFIVVSNPDETYYSYSIGVSSLLSRFVVDSTVPQVQRFVWVNGAWSSFWYYPTDPCDGYAKCGPFGYCDTAQSPMCSCLPGFVPRSPQQWNLRDASGGCVRSTNLSCGNGSANGDGFWVVNRMKLPEATNATAYASMTLEQCRQECLSNCSCRAYAAADVSGGVSRGCVIWAVDLLDMRQYSTVVQDVYIRLAQSEIDALNAAANRRRPSKRLLIAIVATVSGVLLLLAVGCCCIWRRRKRRGETAASAPSGGDEDVLPFRVRKHPALIPERDQRLDENWKCDEKDVDLPLLDLAVILVATDNFAAHGKIGEGGFGPVYMGKLEDGQEVAVKRLSRRSMQGVGEFKNEVKLIAKLQHRNLVRLLGCCIAEDERMLVYEYMHNQSLDTFIFDEGKRRLLRWQKRYEIILGIARGLMYLHEDSRFRIIHRDLKASNVLLDRNMVPKISDFGIARMFGGDQTTAYTRKVIGTYGYMSPEYAMDGVFSMKSDTYSFGVLVLEIIAGKRNRGFYEAELDLNLLRYAWMLWKEGRTVDLLDELMDGSFTYSEVLRCVQVALLCVEVLPRNRPLMSSVVLMLASESATVPEPNEPGVNIGKNTSDTESSQSITANNVTITAIDAR; the protein is encoded by the exons ATGAGGACACGCAAGCTCTGTCTCGTCCTCCTCGTAGCGGCCGCCACCTTCTTCTCCCGCTCCACATCCACCGACACCATCGGCCAGGCCGCGCCCATCGCCGGCAACCAGACGCTCGTCTCGGCCGGCGGCGTCTTCAACCTCGGCTTCTTCAGCccgggcggcgccggcggcaggACGTACCTCGGCATTTGGTACGCCAGCATCCCGGGGCCGACCGTCGTGTGGGTCGCCAACCGCCAGAGCCCGCTCGTCAACTCCCCGGGCGTTCTCCAGCTCTCCTCCGACGGCCGAATCGTCATCCTCGACAGCCAGAACGCCACCGTGTGGACTTCCGCGGCGCCCACCAGGAACGTGACCACCAGCGCCTCCGCGCAGCTGCTGGACAACGGCAATTTCGTCCTGAGCTATGATGGGAGCGGTTCTGCGCAGAGCGTGGCGTGGCAGAGCTTCGACTACCCGACGGACACGCTGCTCCCGGGCATGAAGCTCGGGGTGGACATCAAGGCCGGCATCACAAGGAACATCACGTCGTGGAGCAACCCGACCGACCCCTCGCCGGGGGCCAACACATTCAAACTGGTCCAGGGCGGGCTGCCCGAGTTCTTCCTCGTGCAGGGCACGACGACGGTCTATGCGAGCGGGCCGTGGAACGGCGCGGTGCTCACCGGCGTGCCGGACCTCAGGTCGCAGGACTTCACGTTCATCGTCGTGTCTAATCCCGACGAGACATATTACAGCTACTCCATCGGCGTCTCCTCGCTGCTCTCGCGGTTCGTCGTGGACAGCACGGTGCCGCAAGTGCAGCGGTTCGTGTGGGTTAACGGCGCGTGGAGCAGCTTCTGGTACTACCCGACCGACCCGTGCGACGGCTACGCCAAGTGCGGGCCGTTCGGGTACTGCGATACCGCCCAGTCCCCGATGTGCAGCTGCCTGCCGGGGTTCGTCCCGCGGTCGCCGCAGCAGTGGAACCTCCGGGACGCGTCAGGCGGGTGCGTCAGGAGCACCAACCTGAGCTGCGGCAACGGCAGCGCCAACGGCGACGGGTTCTGGGTCGTGAACCGGATGAAGCTGCCGGAGGCCACGAACGCGACGGCATACGCCAGCATGACGCTGGAACAGTGCAGGCAGGAGTGCCTGAGCAACTGCAGCTGCCGGGCGTACGCCGCCGCGGACGTTAGCGGCGGAGTCAGCCGCGGGTGCGTCATCTGGGCCGTCGATCTGCTGGACATGCGGCAGTACTCCACGGTCGTGCAGGATGTGTACATACGGCTCGCGCAGTCCGAGATAGACGCCCTGAACGCCGCAG CTAACCGCCGGCGCCCAAGCAAGCGTTTGCTGATCGCCATCGTCGCGACTGTTTCCGGCGTGCTTCTTCTGCTAGCGGTTGGCTGCTGCTGTatatggaggaggaggaaacgcCGAGGTGAAACGGCGGCGTCGGCGCCGAGCGGTGGAGACGAAGACGTGCTTCCGTTCAGGGTCAGGAAACACCCTGCATTGATCCCGGAACGGGATCAACGGCTGGATGAGAACTGGAAATGTGATGAGAAAGATGTTGACCTTCCGTTGCTCGATCTGGCGGTGATCCTGGTCGCCACGGACAACTTTGCTGCGCACGGTAAGATTGGAGAAGGAGGATTTGGCCCTGTTTACATG GGAAAGCTCGAGGATGGACAAGAAGTAGCTGTGAAGAGGTTGTCCCGGAGATCAATGCAAGGGGTTGGGGAGTTCAAGAACGAGGTGAAACTGATCGCCAAGCTTCAGCACAGAAATCTTGTGAGACTGCTCGGTTGCTGCATCGCCGAGGACGAGAGGATGCTCGTGTACGAGTACATGCATAACCAGAGCTTGGACACATTCATATTTG ATGAAGGAAAGCGCAGGTTGTTAAGATGGCAGAAACGCTACGAGATCATATTGGGGATTGCTCGGGGTCTAATGTATCTTCACGAGGACTCAAGGTTCAGGATTATCCATAGGGACTTGAAGGCTAGCAACGTGTTGCTAGACAGAAACATGGTCCCCAAAATTTCAGACTTTGGTATCGCAAGGATGTTTGGAGGTGATCAGACCACTGCATATACCAGAAAGGTCATCGGGACATA CGGCTACATGTCTCCAGAATATGCAATGGATGGCGTGTTTTCGATGAAATCCGATACCTACAGCTTTGGCGTGCTAGTTCTGGAGATCATCGCTGGCAAGAGGAATCGAGGCTTCTACGAAGCCGAGCTTGATCTCAACCTCCTCAGATAT GCATGGATGCTGTGGAAAGAAGGCCGGACTGTCGATTTACTGGACGAGTTAATGGATGGCAGCTTCACCTACAGCGAGGTGCTGAGATGCGTTCAGGTTGCTCTCCTGTGTGTTGAAGTGCTGCCCAGGAACAGGCCGCTGATGTCCTCGGTCGTCTTGATGCTTGCCAGCGAGAGCGCCACGGTTCCGGAGCCGAACGAGCCCGGGGTGAACATTGGGAAGAACACGTCGGACACGGAGTCGTCTCAGAGCATCACGGCGAACAATGTGACGATAACGGCAATAGATGCTAGGTAG
- the LOC133922163 gene encoding receptor-like serine/threonine-protein kinase SD1-8 isoform X1 — protein sequence MPTCMTNATHSDDAAAPLAHRSRREMASSLLCLILYLLHQLSCCHARDIVTPGRPLAANETLVSGGDGNFALGFFTPQGANSTYVGVWYNKVSVRTVVWVANREAPIAGAVEDNPGATLSVSASGTLAIAAGNTTVVWSVAPAEKLASPTAQILDNGNLVLADAGGTVAWEGFDYPTDTLLPEMKLGIDYVKGRNRTLTAWKSTSDPSPGPVVMAMDTSGDPQVFIWDGPVKVWRSGPWDGVQFTGVPDTVTYSGFSFSFINNAQEVTYSFQVHNVSIISRLGLNSTGNYGLLQRSTWVEAAGTWNLYWYAPKDQCDAVSPCGPNGVCDTNNLPVCSCLRGFTPKSLAAWALRDGRDGCVRSTPLDCQNGTDGFVTVRHAKVPDTERSVVDMSLTLAQCRQACLRNCSCKAYASANVSDGGGRGGAGTGCVMWTTGLTDLRVYPDFGQDLFVRLAAADLELTSKSRKGLVIIAVGASVSALAFLLVVAGLLIWTRKKRIRTGSSKWSGSRSTGRPFEGSSHDDDLELPIFDLGTIAAATDGFSINNKLGEGGFGPVYKGKLEDGQEIAVKTLSKTSVQGLDEFKNEVLLIAKLQHRNLVRLLGCSISGEERILVYEYMANKSLDNFLFEKSNVVLDWQVRYRIIEGISRGLLYLHQDSRYRIIHRDMKASNVLLDKEMTPKISDFGMARMFGSEETEINTRKVVGTYGYMSPEYAMDGVFSVKSDVFSFGVLLLEIVSGRRNRGVYSYSNHLNLLGHAWSLWNEGKSLELADEKMNGSFNSDEVLKCIRVGLLCVQENPDDRPSMSQVLQMLAITDVTSLPMPKQPGFAARRVLMETDTSSSKLDCSVFDSATITMLEGR from the exons ATGCCAACGTGCATGACAAACGCCACTCACAGCGACGACGCGGCGGCACCGCTGGCTCATCGCTCGCGCCGAGAGATGGCATCCTCGCTTCTCTGTCTCatcctgtacctcctccaccaacTCTCGTGTTGCCATGCCAGGGACATCGTCACGCCGGGCCGCCCGCTCGCTGCGAACGAAACGCTGGTCTCGGGCGGCGACGGCAACTTCGCGCTCGGCTTCTTCACCCCGCAGGGAGCCAACAGCACCTACGTCGGCGTCTGGTACAACAAGGTCTCCGTCCGCACGGTCGTGTGGGTCGCCAACCGCGAGGCCCCGATCGCGGGCGCCGTCGAGGACAACCCCGGCGCCACACTCTCCGTCTCCGCCAGCGGCACGCTCGCCATTGCTGCGGGAAACACGACCGTCGTGTGGTCGGTCGCGCCGGCAGAGAAGCTGGCGAGCCCAACAGCGCAGATCCTGGACAATGGCAACCTGGTGCTCGCGGACGCCGGTGGTACCGTGGCGTGGGAGGGATTCGACTACCCGACCGACACGCTCCTCCCAGAGATGAAGCTGGGGATAGACTACGTGAAGGGAAGGAACAGAACGCTGACGGCGTGGAAGAGCACCTCGGACCCCTCGCCGGGCCCCGTCGTCATGGCCATGGACACGTCCGGCGACCCCCAGGTTTTCATCTGGGACGGACCGGTGAAAGTCTGGCGCTCCGGTCCCTGGGACGGCGTCCAGTTCACCGGCGTGCCGGATACCGTCACCTACTCCGGCTTCAGCTTCAGCTTCATCAACAACGCGCAGGAAGTCACGTACAGCTTCCAG GTGCACAACGTGTCGATCATATCGCGGCTGGGGCTGAACAGCACGGGGAACTACGGGCTGCTGCAGCGGTCGACATGGGTGGAGGCGGCGGGGACGTGGAACCTGTACTGGTACGCGCCCAAGGACCAGTGCGACGCGGTGTCGCCGTGCGGGCCCAACGGCGTGTGCGACACCAACAACCTGCCCGTCTGCTCTTGCCTCCGCGGGTTCACTCCCAAGTCGCTCGCCGCGTGGGCgctgcgggacggccgggaCGGGTGCGTGCGGTCGACGCCACTCGACTGCCAGAACGGCACCGACGGGTTCGTCACGGTGAGGCACGCCAAGGTGCCCGACACGGAGCGGAGCGTGGTGGACATGTCGCTCACCCTGGCGCAGTGCCGGCAGGCGTGCCTCCGGAACTGCTCCTGCAAGGCGTACGCCAGCGCCAACGTCAGCGAcggcggcggacgcggcggcgccGGCACGGGCTGCGTCATGTGGACCACGGGGCTCACGGACCTGCGCGTGTACCCGGACTTCGGCCAGGACCTCTTCGTCCGCCTTGCCGCCGCCGATCTCG AATTAACAAGCAAGTCAAGGAAGGGACTCGTAATAATCGCAGTTGGTGCCAGCGTCTCGGCACTGGCATTTCTTCTAGTAGTTGCTGGTCTCCTCATTTGGACAAGGAAAAAGAGAATAAGAACAG GATCAAGTAAATGGAGTGGTTCACGCAGTACTGGCCGTCCCTTTGAGGGAAGTAGTCACGATGATGACCTGGAACTGCCAATATTTGATCTGGGGACAATTGCAGCTGCAACTGATGGTTTCTCAATCAACAACAAACTTGGCGAGGGTGGCTTTGGACCAGTATATAAG GGTAAGCTCGAGGATGGACAAGAAATCGCTGTTAAAACACTTTCAAAAACATCCGTACAGGGTCTTGATGAGTTCAAGAATGAGGTTCTGTTGATAGCTAAACTCCAGCATCGTAATCTTGTTCGACTTCTTGGCTGCAGTATTAGTGGAGAAGAAAGGATACTTGTTTATGAATATATGGCAAACAAGAGCCTCGACAACTTCCTTTTTG AAAAATCCAATGTTGTACTTGATTGGCAAGTGCGGTACCGTATAATAGAAGGCATTAGTCGAGGTTTACTGTATCTCCACCAGGACTCAAGATACAGAATAATCCATAGAGATATGAAAGCAAGTAATGTTCTTCTAGACAAGGAGATGACTCCCAAAATTTCTGACTTCGGCATGGCAAGAATGTTTGGCAGTGAAGAGACAGAAATCAATACCCGAAAAGTGGTTGGCACATA TGGTTATATGTCTCCAGAGTATGCTATGGATGGAGTCTTCTCAGTCAAGTCAGATGTATTCAGTTTTGGAGTATTATTGCTGGAAATTGTAAGTGGTAGGAGAAACAGAGGAGTATATTCCTATTCGAACCATCTCAACCTTCTAGGCCAT GCATGGAGCTTATGGAACGAGGGGAAAAGCTTAGAACTAGCAGATGAAAAAATGAATGGCTCATTCAACTCAGATGAAGTACTCAAATGCATCAGAGTGGGACTCCTGTGCGTACAAGAAAACCCAGATGACCGTCCATCAATGTCACAGGTGCTTCAGATGTTAGCTATTACTGATGTTACCTCCTTGCCAATGCCTAAGCAGCCAGGCTTTGCAGCTAGGAGAGTTCTAATGGAAACAGACACATCATCAAGCAAGCTAGACTGCAGCGTATTTGACAGTGCAACAATTACTATGCTTGAAGGTCGATAG
- the LOC133922163 gene encoding S-locus-specific glycoprotein S6-like isoform X2 → MPTCMTNATHSDDAAAPLAHRSRREMASSLLCLILYLLHQLSCCHARDIVTPGRPLAANETLVSGGDGNFALGFFTPQGANSTYVGVWYNKVSVRTVVWVANREAPIAGAVEDNPGATLSVSASGTLAIAAGNTTVVWSVAPAEKLASPTAQILDNGNLVLADAGGTVAWEGFDYPTDTLLPEMKLGIDYVKGRNRTLTAWKSTSDPSPGPVVMAMDTSGDPQVFIWDGPVKVWRSGPWDGVQFTGVPDTVTYSGFSFSFINNAQEVTYSFQVHNVSIISRLGLNSTGNYGLLQRSTWVEAAGTWNLYWYAPKDQCDAVSPCGPNGVCDTNNLPVCSCLRGFTPKSLAAWALRDGRDGCVRSTPLDCQNGTDGFVTVRHAKVPDTERSVVDMSLTLAQCRQACLRNCSCKAYASANVSDGGGRGGAGTGCVMWTTGLTDLRVYPDFGQDLFVRLAAADLELTSKSRKGLVIIAVGASVSALAFLLVVAGLLIWTRKKRIRTGSSKWSGSRSTGRPFEGSSHDDDLELPIFDLGTIAAATDGFSINNKLGEGGFGPVYKQLMI, encoded by the exons ATGCCAACGTGCATGACAAACGCCACTCACAGCGACGACGCGGCGGCACCGCTGGCTCATCGCTCGCGCCGAGAGATGGCATCCTCGCTTCTCTGTCTCatcctgtacctcctccaccaacTCTCGTGTTGCCATGCCAGGGACATCGTCACGCCGGGCCGCCCGCTCGCTGCGAACGAAACGCTGGTCTCGGGCGGCGACGGCAACTTCGCGCTCGGCTTCTTCACCCCGCAGGGAGCCAACAGCACCTACGTCGGCGTCTGGTACAACAAGGTCTCCGTCCGCACGGTCGTGTGGGTCGCCAACCGCGAGGCCCCGATCGCGGGCGCCGTCGAGGACAACCCCGGCGCCACACTCTCCGTCTCCGCCAGCGGCACGCTCGCCATTGCTGCGGGAAACACGACCGTCGTGTGGTCGGTCGCGCCGGCAGAGAAGCTGGCGAGCCCAACAGCGCAGATCCTGGACAATGGCAACCTGGTGCTCGCGGACGCCGGTGGTACCGTGGCGTGGGAGGGATTCGACTACCCGACCGACACGCTCCTCCCAGAGATGAAGCTGGGGATAGACTACGTGAAGGGAAGGAACAGAACGCTGACGGCGTGGAAGAGCACCTCGGACCCCTCGCCGGGCCCCGTCGTCATGGCCATGGACACGTCCGGCGACCCCCAGGTTTTCATCTGGGACGGACCGGTGAAAGTCTGGCGCTCCGGTCCCTGGGACGGCGTCCAGTTCACCGGCGTGCCGGATACCGTCACCTACTCCGGCTTCAGCTTCAGCTTCATCAACAACGCGCAGGAAGTCACGTACAGCTTCCAG GTGCACAACGTGTCGATCATATCGCGGCTGGGGCTGAACAGCACGGGGAACTACGGGCTGCTGCAGCGGTCGACATGGGTGGAGGCGGCGGGGACGTGGAACCTGTACTGGTACGCGCCCAAGGACCAGTGCGACGCGGTGTCGCCGTGCGGGCCCAACGGCGTGTGCGACACCAACAACCTGCCCGTCTGCTCTTGCCTCCGCGGGTTCACTCCCAAGTCGCTCGCCGCGTGGGCgctgcgggacggccgggaCGGGTGCGTGCGGTCGACGCCACTCGACTGCCAGAACGGCACCGACGGGTTCGTCACGGTGAGGCACGCCAAGGTGCCCGACACGGAGCGGAGCGTGGTGGACATGTCGCTCACCCTGGCGCAGTGCCGGCAGGCGTGCCTCCGGAACTGCTCCTGCAAGGCGTACGCCAGCGCCAACGTCAGCGAcggcggcggacgcggcggcgccGGCACGGGCTGCGTCATGTGGACCACGGGGCTCACGGACCTGCGCGTGTACCCGGACTTCGGCCAGGACCTCTTCGTCCGCCTTGCCGCCGCCGATCTCG AATTAACAAGCAAGTCAAGGAAGGGACTCGTAATAATCGCAGTTGGTGCCAGCGTCTCGGCACTGGCATTTCTTCTAGTAGTTGCTGGTCTCCTCATTTGGACAAGGAAAAAGAGAATAAGAACAG GATCAAGTAAATGGAGTGGTTCACGCAGTACTGGCCGTCCCTTTGAGGGAAGTAGTCACGATGATGACCTGGAACTGCCAATATTTGATCTGGGGACAATTGCAGCTGCAACTGATGGTTTCTCAATCAACAACAAACTTGGCGAGGGTGGCTTTGGACCAGTATATAAG CAACTCATGATCTAA